From Asterias rubens chromosome 6, eAstRub1.3, whole genome shotgun sequence, one genomic window encodes:
- the LOC117291243 gene encoding cell division cycle protein 27 homolog encodes MVVQEPVQAAIWQCLNYYAYSDAVFLAERLYAEVGSDEALFLLATCYYRSGKGNRAYSLLQMKGCPTPQCRYLMARCCVDLDKMAEGEAALVGNAILKPHSCEEIKTEFGDAAPFALALLARICSKTERKTKASESLKQSLKMNPFLWSSFADLCNLGEKPDPSKVFTMAVSTPDVSTTQQDLYPIIDTENMSVNHQQPLVLDSPAMETPQDNSTFNVQLSGIKPLSNLFTPDSVQTPDLHHTPGDMPLILPPSAPLSSSRYPRTRPRVGRNLLGGPVSLSPLTPSFGVLPLDTPNGGDSMTAYITPSPTMLESQSAEIRAPQKKGISRRSQITKPAVFSQSGNSSNTNKDPSPMLLNPTPSPQSSAAQVLFQNPQGVRRSSRLFTNNSVKENATKKTSARSKIGSPRGLKAKTKSKTSRTSTITQPPDSEDLIKPDNYRTLDTKAAYVSASQHQQLMSFQRASAEGLLALLREIGRAYVALSQYDCRKAIALFSSLPPQHYNTGWVLSQVGRARYELAEYQKAGRLFYEVRRLEPYHLEGMEIFSTALWHLHKEVGLSTLAQELADFEPDSPEAWCATGNCFSLQKEHDMAIKFFQRAAQVDPQFAYAYTLLGHEYVATEELDKAMSCYRTAIRINSRHYNAWYGVGMIYYKQEKFALAEMHYRKALAINPQSSVLLCHIGVVQHAQHKSHQALQTLNRAITMDPNNPLCKFHRASIFFATERYQDALRELEELKQIIPKESLVYFIMGKVFKKCGQTHLALANFSWALDLDPKGANNQIKEALDKRYLPDDDDPTAEALAERAPSDADVGDGDALGEGDILHEGAVEPDDMQLQANESDESL; translated from the exons GCTGCAATATGGCAGTGTTTAAATTATTACGCCTACTCAGATGCTGTCTTCCTGGCTGAACGACTCTATGCTGAAG TTGGCTCTGATGAGGCGCTATTTCTATTAGCAACATGTTACTACCGTTCTGGCAAAGGCAATAGAGCCTACTCATTACTACAGATGAAAGGATGTCCCACCCCACAGTGTCGCTATCTCATGGCACGTTGCTGTGTTGATTTAGATAA GATGGCTGAAGGAGAAGCAGCCTTGGTCGGCAATGCAATCCTCAAACCCCACTCCTGTGAAGAAATCAAGACAGAGTTTGGAGATGCTGCACCATTTGCTCTTGCACTCTTGGCCAGAATATGCAG TAAAACAGAGCGAAAAACCAAAGCATCAGAGTCACTCAAGCAAAGCTTAAAGATGAACCCGTTCCTGTGGTCCTCATTTGCAGATCTCTGTAATCTAG GGGAGAAGCCAGATCCCAGCAAGGTATTTACGATGGCAGTGTCTACTCCTGATGTATCTACAACACAGCAAGATCTGTACCCTATCATCGATACAGAAAACATGTCCGTCAATCATCAGCAACCTTTGGTACTGGATTCACCTGCGATGGAGACGCCACAG GACAACTCAACCTTCAATGTACAGCTCTCCGGGATCAAGCCCTTATCTAACCTCTTCACTCCTGACTCAGTACAAACTCCTGACCTCCATCACACCCCGGGTGACATGCCTCTCATCCTACCCCCATCGGCTCCACTTAGCTCATCACGTTACCCAAGGACGAGACCCAGGGTCGGGAGGAATCTCTTAGGGGGTCCGGTCTCCCTCAGTCCTCTCACACCAAG TTTTGGGGTTCTCCCGTTGGACACTCCTAATGGCGGTGACAGTATGACTGCTTATATCACCCCATCGCCAACGATGTTAGAAAGTCAGTCTGCTGAAATCAGGGCGCCACAGAAAAAG GGAATATCAAGAAGATCTCAGATCACAAAGCCAGCCGTCTTCAGCCAGTCTGGGAATTCTAGTAACACTAACAAGGATCCCTCACCAATGCTTCTCAATCCAACACCAAGTCCACAATCAAG TGCGGCTCAAGTTTTGTTTCAAAACCCTCAAGGAGTTAGGAGGAGCTCCAGgctttttacaaataattcagTCAAG GAAAATGCAACCAAAAAGACGTCAGCCAGGAGTAAAATCGGGTCACCTCGTGGTCTCAAGGCCAAGACGAAAAGCAAGACTAGCCGTACGTCCACGATAACACAACCACCAGACTCTGAAGATCTGATCAAACCGGATAACTATCGAACGTTAGACACCAAGGCAGCGTATGTGTCTGCCTCGCAGCATCAGCAGTTAATGAGCTTCCAGAGGGCTTCTGCAG AGGGTCTTCTGGCCTTACTACGAGAGATCGGCAGGGCGTATGTAGCATTAAGCCAGTACGACTGTCGTAAAGCAATCGCTCTCTTCTCAAGTTTACCACCGCAACACTACAACACCGGCTGGGTCCTGTCGCAGGTCGGACGGGCGCGCTATGAATTAGCGGAATATCAGAAG GCAGGAAGATTGTTTTATGAGGTACGTCGTCTTGAGCCATACCACCTTGAAGGAATGGAGATCTTCTCCACTGCTTTATGGCATCTACACAAGGAAGTAGGTCTCTCCACCTTGGCACAAGAACTTGCAGATTTTGAGCCGGATTCACCAGAG GCTTGGTGCGCGACGGGTAACTGCTTCAGTTTGCAAAAAGAACACGACATGGCAATTAAATTCTTCCAACGAGCAGCTCAG GTTGACCCTCAGTTTGCGTACGCCTACACGTTACTGGGTCACGAGTATGTAGCCACAGAAGAACTAGATAAAGCAATGTCGTGCTACCGTACGGCAATACGAATAAACTCAAGACACTACAATGCATG GTATGGGGTTGGTATGATATACTACAAACAAGAGAAGTTTGCGTTGGCTGAAATGCACTATCGGAAAGCCCTGGCCATTAATCCACAGAGCTCTGTGCTCCTTTGTCATATAGGAGTG GTACAACACGCTCAGCACAAATCCCACCAGGCTCTACAGACGCTAAACCGAGCCATCACGATGGATCCAAACAACCCACTGTGTAAGTTCCACAGGGCGTCCATCTTCTTTGCTACAGAGCGTTATCAAGACGCTCTACGAGAGCTGGAGGAACTCAAACAGATTATCCCTAAGGAGTCGCTAGTATACTTCATCATGGGAAAG GTGTTCAAAAAGTGCGGTCAGACTCACCTAGCCTTGGCCAATTTCTCGTGGGCCTTAGACTTAGATCCTAAGGGTGCAAATAATCAAATCAAGGAAGCTTTAGATAAGAGGTATCTACCTGACGATGATGATCCAACGGCTGAAGCCTTAGCTGAACGAGCCCCAAGTGATGCCG